The following proteins are co-located in the Echinicola sp. 20G genome:
- a CDS encoding Lrp/AsnC ligand binding domain-containing protein codes for MDKNLDIDNVDLKIISLLNEDAKTPYTEIAKKVYVSSGTVHVRMRKLEDMGIVKSATLNIDFSKLGYDISAYLGIYLEKSSLYDNVIEMLKEISEVINAYYTTGNYSIFAKIICKDTNHLRDVLNKIQKVDGIDRTETLIVLEESINRPIQLFEQDSK; via the coding sequence ATGGATAAAAATTTAGATATTGACAATGTTGATTTAAAGATCATCTCATTGCTAAATGAAGATGCCAAAACACCCTATACGGAAATCGCCAAGAAGGTATATGTTTCCTCGGGTACTGTCCATGTCAGAATGCGAAAATTGGAAGATATGGGCATTGTCAAAAGTGCAACGCTCAACATTGATTTTTCAAAATTAGGTTATGATATCTCCGCTTATTTGGGCATTTACTTGGAAAAAAGTTCTCTCTACGACAACGTGATTGAGATGCTAAAGGAAATTTCGGAAGTGATTAACGCCTATTATACAACAGGAAATTACAGCATATTTGCAAAAATAATTTGTAAGGACACTAATCACTTAAGAGACGTATTGAATAAAATTCAAAAAGTAGACGGGATAGATAGAACAGAAACACTTATTGTACTTGAAGAAAGTATAAATCGACCTATACAGCTTTTTGAACAAGATTCTAAATAA
- a CDS encoding prolyl oligopeptidase family serine peptidase — translation MIRLKAILFLLLLSFSAFAQQKRSLTHDDYDGWESISSTIITPDGHWVGYGVGPQEGDAKAIFVNHDNASLRYQVPRAGNITFSNDGKWAVGKIEAQQDSIRKLKLKGKKSKDFPKDSLFILSLADGNIEKLTRIKSFQTPKKEGNWLAVHFEKEDKKKKPEDKSENDSTAKSATDKKEAKKKELKTDGTQLLVRSFDGKITHVIERVEKYGFSEMGEYLYFIQATQDTLDNATVGLLSLKDGKQTVLDSGMTKYTDVAFSKDLKHFAYVASGDSLKSKKPYYQLYLNVIGKDGVTKIVDQSTEGILENGVVSKSGNLRFSEDGERLFFGVAEDYKTYAYEEDSTILDEERVSLDIWGWQDNDLQPMQLKNKNREANKTFLAVYHLKPGKLVQLGDEKIDNINLDKDARYKVAVATDDNPYRINFSWDTQIGRDVYLIDLENGDRKLVAKDVTGYPSLSPAGKYINWYSYTDSTYIAYDITSGKLIDLTGAISDDFYDQLHDTPSMPRGYGSAGWTKDDKAFIVYSQYDIWKVDPSGKKEPVNITKGLGKKESTSFRREVLDREEEYINPKAPLILSAFNDRNKKSGYYIGDIEGKEIPEMLVFTDHRYYGLEKAKDADKVIVRRSTFQEYPDVYATDMALTNLVQLSHANAQQENIKWGTVELTEYMTLKGDSLQGLIYKPEDFDANQKYPMMVYFYERRSDSYHNYITPAPSASTINIAYFVSNGYVVFVPDIKYDIGHPGKSAYDCIIPGVQSVVAQGYVDENNMAIQGQSWGGYQVAYLVTQTDMFKAAGAGAPVANMTSAYGGIRWGSGMSRMFQYEHTQSRIGGTLWEKPMEYIENSPLFFADQVNTPVLIMHNDEDGAVPWYQGIEFFMSLKRNRTPAWLLVYNGEDHNLRQRKNRKDLSIRLSQFFDHYLKGEPAPLWMTEGIPAVEKGKTLKYDLSEE, via the coding sequence ATGATTAGATTAAAAGCTATACTTTTTTTGCTGTTGCTTAGTTTTTCTGCCTTTGCTCAGCAAAAAAGATCACTGACACATGACGATTATGATGGATGGGAATCCATATCTTCTACTATCATCACTCCAGATGGCCATTGGGTTGGTTATGGGGTCGGTCCTCAAGAGGGAGATGCCAAAGCCATATTTGTTAATCATGACAATGCTTCTTTAAGGTATCAAGTACCTAGAGCGGGCAATATTACTTTTTCAAACGATGGTAAATGGGCTGTTGGTAAAATTGAAGCACAGCAGGATTCCATCAGGAAGCTGAAGCTTAAAGGGAAGAAATCAAAGGACTTCCCAAAAGACAGTCTTTTTATTTTGTCATTGGCTGATGGCAACATCGAAAAATTAACTCGAATAAAATCATTCCAGACCCCCAAAAAAGAAGGTAACTGGTTGGCTGTCCATTTTGAGAAAGAAGATAAAAAGAAAAAGCCTGAGGATAAGTCCGAAAATGACAGTACGGCCAAGTCAGCAACTGACAAAAAAGAGGCTAAGAAAAAAGAACTAAAAACGGACGGTACTCAACTTTTGGTAAGAAGCTTTGATGGGAAAATAACCCATGTAATAGAAAGAGTAGAAAAGTATGGCTTCTCTGAAATGGGTGAATACCTTTATTTTATTCAGGCCACTCAAGATACTTTGGACAATGCCACTGTTGGTTTATTAAGTTTAAAAGATGGTAAGCAAACGGTATTGGATTCAGGAATGACTAAATACACAGATGTAGCTTTTTCCAAGGACCTCAAGCATTTTGCTTATGTGGCAAGTGGAGATTCATTGAAGTCTAAAAAGCCCTATTACCAATTGTATTTAAATGTAATTGGAAAAGATGGCGTTACTAAAATAGTTGATCAGTCGACTGAAGGTATTTTGGAAAATGGGGTTGTTTCAAAAAGCGGTAACCTTAGATTTTCGGAAGATGGAGAAAGGTTGTTTTTTGGCGTTGCAGAAGACTACAAGACATATGCTTACGAAGAGGATTCTACCATCTTGGACGAGGAAAGGGTTTCCTTGGATATTTGGGGTTGGCAAGACAATGATCTTCAGCCAATGCAACTGAAAAATAAGAATAGAGAAGCCAACAAAACCTTTTTGGCAGTTTATCATCTTAAACCTGGAAAACTGGTTCAGTTGGGTGATGAGAAAATAGATAATATTAACCTTGATAAGGACGCCAGGTACAAAGTAGCGGTAGCTACTGATGATAATCCTTACAGAATAAATTTTAGCTGGGATACTCAGATAGGTAGAGATGTTTACCTCATTGATCTTGAAAACGGTGACAGAAAGCTAGTAGCGAAAGATGTAACAGGCTACCCAAGTCTTTCTCCTGCTGGAAAATATATCAATTGGTACAGCTACACAGACAGCACCTACATAGCTTATGACATAACGTCGGGTAAGTTGATTGATCTCACTGGAGCTATTTCAGATGATTTTTATGATCAGTTGCATGACACGCCAAGCATGCCAAGAGGGTATGGTAGTGCAGGATGGACGAAAGATGACAAGGCATTTATTGTTTATAGCCAATATGATATTTGGAAGGTTGACCCTAGTGGTAAGAAAGAGCCTGTGAACATCACAAAAGGGTTGGGCAAAAAAGAGAGCACTAGTTTCAGACGTGAAGTATTGGACAGAGAAGAGGAATATATTAACCCAAAGGCTCCGTTAATTTTGAGTGCGTTTAATGATCGTAATAAGAAAAGTGGATATTATATCGGAGATATAGAAGGGAAAGAAATCCCTGAAATGTTGGTCTTTACAGATCATCGTTACTATGGCTTAGAGAAAGCCAAGGATGCTGATAAGGTGATCGTAAGAAGATCTACATTCCAGGAATATCCTGATGTTTATGCTACGGACATGGCATTGACGAATCTAGTTCAACTTTCCCATGCTAATGCCCAGCAAGAGAATATCAAATGGGGAACGGTGGAACTGACCGAATACATGACTTTGAAAGGTGATTCCCTTCAAGGCTTGATATATAAGCCAGAAGATTTTGATGCTAATCAAAAGTATCCGATGATGGTTTATTTCTATGAGCGTAGATCAGATAGCTATCATAATTATATTACTCCAGCGCCAAGTGCTTCCACGATCAATATCGCTTATTTTGTGAGTAATGGCTATGTAGTATTTGTGCCAGATATTAAATATGATATTGGTCATCCGGGTAAAAGTGCTTACGACTGTATTATTCCGGGAGTTCAGTCTGTAGTGGCTCAAGGATATGTGGATGAAAATAATATGGCCATTCAGGGTCAAAGTTGGGGAGGTTATCAGGTTGCCTATTTGGTTACACAAACTGACATGTTCAAAGCAGCAGGAGCAGGTGCTCCGGTAGCCAACATGACTTCAGCTTATGGAGGGATTCGATGGGGATCGGGAATGAGTCGTATGTTCCAGTATGAACACACACAGTCTAGAATAGGAGGGACACTATGGGAGAAACCTATGGAGTATATAGAAAATTCTCCTTTGTTTTTTGCAGATCAGGTAAATACACCGGTATTGATCATGCACAATGATGAAGATGGAGCCGTTCCATGGTATCAAGGTATTGAATTCTTTATGTCATTGAAACGTAATAGAACTCCGGCATGGCTATTAGTGTACAATGGGGAAGACCATAACTTGCGCCAAAGAAAAAACAGGAAGGATCTATCCATCAGGCTTTCTCAGTTTTTTGACCACTACTTAAAAGGTGAGCCTGCTCCACTTTGGATGACTGAAGGAATTCCAGCAGTGGAAAAAGGGAAGACACTTAAATACGACCTCTCAGAAGAATAA
- a CDS encoding cysteine desulfurase has protein sequence MTLNIQNIREQFPVLDQEVNGKPLIYMDNAATTQKPKEVLEALSAYYTHDNSNIHRGAHTLADRATRAYERTRGLVKDFLNAAEEEEVIFTKGTTEGINLVASTFGRKFIKEGDEIIISTLEHHSNIVPWQMLCEEKGAILKVIPINEKGELLMDEFDKLLTNKTKLVSVVHASNALGTINPIEEIINKSHAVGAKVLIDGAQSSAHLDIDVQALNCDFFVMSAHKIYGPTGLGVLYGKREVLESMPPYQGGGEMIKEVTFEKTTYNEIPFKFEAGTPNIADVIAFQKAIEFVNKLGKENIRKHEENLLEYAAEQLSRIKGFIPVGTASKKVSVLSFLIEHMHPFDVGMMLDASGIAVRTGHHCTQPLMNRFEIEGTVRASFSVYNTKEEIERLIESVSKIAKLKNK, from the coding sequence ATGACGTTGAACATCCAAAATATCCGGGAGCAATTTCCTGTACTAGACCAAGAAGTCAACGGAAAGCCCCTAATTTATATGGACAATGCTGCCACTACCCAAAAACCAAAAGAGGTACTGGAGGCATTGTCTGCCTATTACACCCACGACAATTCAAACATTCATAGAGGCGCTCATACCCTAGCCGACAGGGCAACCAGGGCTTATGAAAGAACAAGAGGTCTTGTCAAAGACTTTCTAAATGCAGCTGAGGAAGAAGAGGTCATTTTCACCAAAGGGACTACAGAAGGGATCAACCTTGTGGCCTCTACTTTTGGGCGGAAATTCATCAAGGAAGGTGATGAGATTATCATTTCAACTCTAGAACACCATTCCAATATAGTGCCTTGGCAAATGCTCTGTGAAGAAAAAGGGGCCATCCTAAAGGTAATTCCCATCAATGAAAAGGGAGAACTCCTTATGGATGAGTTTGATAAACTACTGACCAACAAAACCAAGTTGGTCTCTGTAGTGCACGCATCAAACGCTTTGGGTACCATTAACCCCATTGAGGAAATCATCAATAAATCCCATGCTGTAGGAGCAAAGGTTTTGATTGATGGCGCTCAATCTTCAGCCCATTTGGATATTGATGTCCAAGCCTTAAACTGTGATTTCTTTGTCATGTCAGCCCATAAAATATATGGACCTACAGGTCTTGGGGTTTTATATGGCAAGAGAGAAGTTTTAGAGTCCATGCCTCCTTATCAGGGCGGTGGTGAGATGATCAAAGAAGTTACCTTTGAAAAAACCACTTACAATGAAATCCCTTTTAAATTTGAAGCGGGCACACCTAATATTGCGGATGTCATTGCCTTTCAAAAGGCCATAGAATTTGTAAACAAATTAGGAAAAGAAAATATCAGAAAGCACGAAGAAAATCTGCTTGAGTATGCAGCTGAGCAACTTTCCCGAATAAAAGGCTTTATACCTGTCGGGACTGCCAGCAAGAAAGTCAGTGTGCTATCCTTTCTTATCGAGCATATGCACCCTTTTGATGTGGGCATGATGCTAGATGCTTCGGGCATTGCGGTAAGGACAGGACATCATTGTACCCAACCATTGATGAATCGCTTTGAAATTGAGGGAACTGTTCGAGCATCATTTTCTGTTTATAACACCAAAGAAGAAATAGAAAGGCTTATTGAGAGTGTCAGCAAGATAGCCAAACTAAAGAATAAATGA
- the sufC gene encoding Fe-S cluster assembly ATPase SufC, with protein MLSIKNLHASIEGTPILKGINLEIKAGEVHAIMGPNGSGKSTLASVLAGREEYEVTEGEVLFNGKDLLDLNPEDRAREGVFLAFQYPVEIPGVSTTNFLRTAVNQVREYRGQEALDAVKFLSLMKEKMKLVEIDQKLMSRALNEGFSGGEKKRNEIFQMAMLEPSLSILDETDSGLDIDALRIVSNGVNQLKSPDNATIVVTHYQRLLDYIVPDYVHVLYKGKIVKSGSKELALELEEKGYDWIKEDVDSASV; from the coding sequence ATGTTATCCATAAAAAATTTACACGCATCTATTGAAGGAACTCCTATTCTTAAAGGAATCAACCTTGAAATCAAAGCAGGAGAAGTGCATGCCATCATGGGGCCTAACGGTTCAGGCAAATCAACTTTGGCTTCTGTATTGGCAGGTAGAGAAGAGTATGAAGTGACTGAAGGAGAAGTTTTGTTCAACGGGAAGGACCTTTTGGACCTCAACCCAGAAGACAGAGCCAGAGAAGGTGTGTTTTTGGCATTCCAGTACCCGGTTGAAATCCCTGGAGTAAGTACTACCAATTTCTTGAGAACAGCTGTAAACCAAGTAAGGGAATACAGAGGACAAGAAGCATTGGATGCCGTAAAGTTTCTTTCTTTAATGAAGGAAAAAATGAAATTGGTTGAAATAGACCAAAAACTAATGAGCAGAGCCTTAAACGAAGGTTTCTCTGGTGGAGAGAAGAAGAGAAATGAGATTTTCCAAATGGCCATGCTTGAGCCAAGCCTATCCATTCTTGACGAAACAGATTCTGGATTGGACATTGATGCCTTAAGAATCGTTTCCAACGGCGTAAATCAATTGAAGTCTCCTGATAATGCCACCATTGTGGTAACGCACTACCAGCGTCTGTTAGATTATATTGTACCTGATTATGTACACGTACTTTACAAAGGTAAAATAGTAAAATCTGGTTCTAAAGAACTTGCTTTAGAGCTTGAAGAAAAAGGATATGACTGGATCAAAGAAGATGTAGACAGTGCTTCTGTCTAA
- a CDS encoding BrxA/BrxB family bacilliredoxin, whose product MYPEELVAPMRAELTEVGFQEFKTADDVDNHLKDHKGTTFIVVNSVCGCAAGAARPGVKYAMDKTDARPTTMATVFAGNDTEAVNKVREHCLPYPPSSPAMALFKDGELVHFIERHHIEGRNAQMIGEHLVEVFEHFCK is encoded by the coding sequence ATGTACCCTGAAGAATTAGTAGCACCAATGCGTGCTGAATTGACCGAGGTTGGTTTTCAAGAATTCAAAACAGCAGATGATGTAGATAATCATCTTAAAGACCATAAAGGAACCACATTCATCGTGGTTAACTCTGTATGTGGATGTGCTGCAGGTGCCGCTAGACCTGGTGTAAAATATGCCATGGACAAAACTGATGCCCGTCCAACGACCATGGCTACAGTCTTTGCAGGAAACGACACAGAAGCAGTAAACAAAGTCAGAGAACACTGCCTTCCTTACCCTCCATCTTCTCCAGCCATGGCGCTGTTTAAAGATGGTGAATTGGTACACTTCATCGAAAGACACCATATTGAAGGAAGAAATGCCCAAATGATCGGTGAACATTTGGTAGAAGTTTTCGAGCACTTTTGCAAATAA
- a CDS encoding SufE family protein, whose translation MTDIKQVQEEIIDEFSILEGDRESTIFYIMELGNKLADYPEEARLDENLIKGCQSKVWLTTEEEDGKVVFKADSNTDITKGLISLLIRVLSDRSPKEIIDAELYFIEKIGMGNIIGSQRSNGLAAMIKQMKLYAIAYQSKLNV comes from the coding sequence ATGACTGATATAAAGCAAGTTCAAGAAGAAATCATAGACGAATTTTCTATTCTGGAAGGAGACCGGGAATCCACCATATTTTACATTATGGAATTGGGCAACAAACTAGCTGATTATCCTGAAGAGGCCAGATTGGATGAAAATTTGATCAAAGGATGTCAGTCAAAAGTATGGCTTACCACTGAAGAGGAGGACGGAAAAGTCGTCTTTAAAGCTGATTCCAATACGGACATTACCAAAGGCTTGATCAGTCTTTTGATTCGAGTGCTTTCCGATAGAAGTCCTAAAGAGATCATTGATGCCGAGCTTTATTTCATTGAGAAAATTGGGATGGGCAATATTATCGGCTCCCAAAGATCCAATGGTTTGGCTGCCATGATCAAGCAAATGAAGCTGTATGCAATAGCCTATCAATCAAAATTAAACGTATAG
- the sufB gene encoding Fe-S cluster assembly protein SufB — translation MSKDNQILEEFTSKEYEHGWSVDFEADEAPAGLNEEIIRWISAKKEEPQWLLDWRLKAFNTWENMTEPEWANVHYPKVDFQKLKYYSAPKQKSKPKSLDEVDPELLQIYERLGISLNEQKKLQGIAVDAVLDSVSVGTTFKETLSKLGIIFCSFSEAVQEHPELVKKYLGSVVPMTDNYYAALNSAVFSDGSFCYIPKGVRCPMELSTYFRINAANTGQFERTLIVAEDESYVSYLEGCTAPQRDENQLHAAVVEIYAATNAEVKYSTVQNWFPGDKNGKGGIYNFVTKRGICAGDNSKISWTQVETGSAVTWKYPSCILKGDNSIGEFYSVAVTNNYQQADTGTKMIHIGKNTKSRIVSKGISAGKSQNSYRGQVQVMKRAQNARNFSQCDSLLMGDRCGAHTFPYIDIQNPSAKVEHEATTSKIGEDQIFYCNQRGIDTEDAVALIVNGYAKEVLNQLPMEFAVEAQKLLALTLEGSVG, via the coding sequence ATGAGCAAAGACAATCAAATTTTAGAGGAGTTCACCTCGAAAGAATATGAACACGGTTGGTCTGTTGATTTTGAAGCTGATGAGGCCCCAGCCGGTTTGAATGAAGAAATTATCCGTTGGATATCTGCTAAAAAAGAAGAGCCACAATGGCTATTGGATTGGAGGCTAAAGGCTTTCAATACTTGGGAAAATATGACCGAACCTGAGTGGGCAAACGTTCATTACCCAAAAGTAGATTTTCAAAAACTTAAATATTATTCCGCTCCTAAGCAAAAGTCCAAGCCTAAAAGCTTAGACGAAGTGGATCCTGAATTGCTTCAAATTTATGAAAGATTAGGGATCAGCTTGAATGAGCAAAAGAAATTACAAGGTATTGCTGTAGATGCCGTTTTGGACTCAGTTTCTGTTGGAACAACCTTCAAAGAGACATTGAGTAAACTAGGCATTATTTTCTGCTCATTCAGTGAGGCCGTTCAGGAGCACCCTGAATTGGTAAAGAAATACCTAGGCTCTGTTGTTCCTATGACAGACAACTACTATGCAGCACTTAATTCTGCTGTCTTCTCCGACGGGTCTTTCTGCTATATTCCAAAGGGAGTAAGATGCCCAATGGAGCTTTCAACCTACTTCCGAATCAATGCGGCCAACACAGGTCAATTTGAAAGAACATTGATCGTTGCTGAAGATGAGTCATATGTTTCTTACTTGGAAGGATGTACTGCTCCACAAAGAGATGAAAACCAATTGCACGCTGCGGTAGTAGAAATCTATGCTGCCACAAATGCTGAAGTAAAATACTCAACCGTTCAAAACTGGTTCCCAGGAGATAAAAACGGAAAAGGTGGTATCTATAATTTTGTAACCAAACGAGGTATTTGTGCAGGAGATAATTCAAAAATTTCTTGGACCCAAGTTGAGACCGGTTCGGCTGTGACTTGGAAATATCCTTCCTGTATCCTTAAGGGAGATAACTCAATAGGAGAATTTTATTCAGTAGCGGTAACCAACAATTATCAGCAAGCGGACACTGGTACCAAAATGATCCATATTGGTAAGAACACCAAGTCCAGAATTGTCTCTAAAGGTATCTCTGCTGGTAAATCCCAAAATTCGTACAGAGGACAGGTTCAAGTCATGAAGCGTGCTCAAAACGCCCGAAACTTCTCCCAATGTGATTCCTTACTAATGGGAGACAGATGTGGTGCACACACTTTCCCCTACATCGATATCCAAAACCCATCTGCAAAAGTTGAGCACGAAGCTACAACTTCTAAGATCGGCGAAGACCAAATCTTCTATTGTAACCAAAGAGGTATTGACACCGAAGATGCAGTGGCTTTGATCGTTAATGGATATGCCAAAGAAGTATTGAACCAACTTCCAATGGAATTTGCTGTAGAAGCTCAAAAGCTATTGGCTCTTACTTTAGAAGGCAGCGTGGGATAA
- the sufD gene encoding Fe-S cluster assembly protein SufD: protein MTTLTKNKITDSFLEIIAKATSEKFSDIKQQAVEFLQKEGLPAPKAEEYKFTPLSKKLESLTNLTSATQIDLSAEVVKTELIPDLEADYLVFNNGNFDKELSSYTEENYSIKTLESLSEEEVSKIGSIAKVSKDPFTALNTASFQDGIYIHVAKGKVVEKPILILNFNQANKGQVISPRIYIQGESNAEATFIEKVISLNNDAYFLNGVTEVKVGENAHLNYYKIQNESTTAIEANNFESDIHRDATFTSVTLSLKGDMIRNNLSLNLLDSGCEGNMYGLYLLDGKTHVDNHTNVDHTMPHADSNELYKGILAEKSRGVFNGKIFVRQDAQKTNAFQQNNNILLSDDAIINTKPQLEIWADDVKCSHGCTTGQLDEEALFYLQARGIGKDQAKGLLLYAFAGEIMDHIKIDAFKEYCITLVQERLGKL, encoded by the coding sequence ATGACTACACTTACTAAAAATAAAATTACGGACTCCTTCTTGGAAATCATTGCCAAAGCTACTTCTGAAAAATTCTCAGATATAAAGCAGCAAGCAGTTGAATTCTTGCAAAAAGAGGGACTTCCTGCTCCAAAAGCGGAAGAGTATAAATTTACTCCGCTAAGCAAAAAGTTGGAAAGCTTGACCAACTTAACTTCAGCTACCCAGATCGACCTTTCTGCTGAAGTTGTAAAAACTGAATTAATTCCTGATCTGGAAGCAGACTACTTGGTTTTCAATAATGGAAACTTCGATAAAGAACTTTCTTCATACACTGAGGAAAATTATAGTATTAAGACTCTTGAGTCTCTCTCTGAAGAAGAAGTCAGTAAAATAGGTTCCATTGCCAAGGTAAGCAAAGACCCTTTCACTGCACTCAATACGGCCTCTTTTCAAGATGGTATTTATATACATGTTGCCAAAGGTAAAGTAGTAGAAAAGCCGATACTTATCCTCAACTTTAACCAGGCAAATAAAGGCCAAGTAATTTCTCCGAGAATATATATTCAAGGTGAATCAAATGCTGAAGCCACCTTTATTGAAAAAGTAATCAGCTTAAATAACGACGCATACTTTCTAAACGGTGTAACCGAGGTAAAAGTAGGAGAAAATGCTCATTTGAATTATTATAAAATTCAAAATGAAAGCACTACTGCTATTGAAGCAAACAACTTTGAGTCTGACATTCACAGAGATGCTACTTTCACCTCTGTAACGCTTTCATTGAAAGGTGACATGATCAGAAACAACCTGAGCTTGAACCTTCTTGACAGTGGCTGCGAAGGAAACATGTACGGCCTTTATTTATTGGATGGTAAGACCCATGTGGACAACCACACCAATGTGGACCATACCATGCCGCACGCAGATTCCAATGAGCTTTACAAAGGTATCCTAGCTGAAAAATCCAGAGGAGTTTTCAACGGAAAAATCTTTGTAAGACAAGATGCGCAAAAGACCAATGCTTTCCAGCAAAACAATAACATCTTGCTTTCTGATGATGCTATCATCAATACCAAGCCACAATTGGAGATTTGGGCGGATGATGTGAAATGCTCTCATGGCTGTACTACTGGACAGTTAGATGAGGAAGCCCTTTTCTACCTGCAAGCCAGAGGAATTGGTAAAGATCAAGCCAAGGGTTTATTGCTTTATGCTTTTGCTGGTGAAATCATGGATCATATCAAAATAGATGCTTTCAAAGAATATTGCATAACACTCGTTCAGGAAAGATTAGGGAAACTATAA
- a CDS encoding citrate synthase: MSEIAKLSFDGKEYELPVTEGTENEKAIEIAKLRGQSGLITLDPGFKNTGSTKSAITFLDGEKGILRYRGYNIEDLAAKSNFLEVSYLLIYGELPTQEQYDQFKQEITYHTLVHEDIKKMLDGFPSVAHPMGVLSSLICSLTAFYPTSLDPNRTEEEIKMSIVRLMAKMPTFAAWAYKNKMGHPVNYPDNKLDYCSNFLHMMFALPSEQYEVDPVIAKALDQLLILHADHEQNCSTSTVRIVGSSQASIYASISAGINALWGPLHGGANQSVIEMLEAIKADGGDTKRYLDKAKDKNDPFRLMGFGHRVYKNFDPRAKIIKKAADDVLGKLGVNDPVLDIAKELEEAALNDQYFVDRKLYPNVDFYSGIIYRALGIPTDMFTVMFALGRLPGWIAQWKEMRENNEPIGRPRQVYTGANERSYASMNDR; encoded by the coding sequence ATGTCTGAAATAGCTAAGTTATCCTTCGATGGTAAAGAATATGAATTACCAGTAACAGAAGGTACTGAAAATGAAAAGGCAATAGAAATTGCCAAACTAAGAGGTCAGTCTGGATTAATTACTTTAGACCCTGGTTTCAAAAACACAGGTTCTACCAAAAGTGCTATCACCTTCTTGGATGGTGAAAAAGGTATCTTAAGGTACAGAGGTTATAACATCGAAGATCTGGCCGCCAAATCCAACTTTTTAGAAGTTTCTTATCTTTTGATTTATGGTGAACTTCCCACTCAAGAGCAATACGATCAATTTAAGCAAGAAATCACTTACCATACATTAGTGCATGAAGACATCAAGAAAATGCTTGATGGTTTCCCTTCTGTGGCTCACCCTATGGGAGTTCTTTCTTCCCTTATTTGTTCTTTAACTGCCTTCTACCCTACTTCTTTGGATCCAAACAGAACTGAAGAGGAAATCAAAATGAGCATCGTTAGACTAATGGCCAAAATGCCAACTTTCGCTGCTTGGGCTTATAAAAACAAAATGGGCCATCCAGTTAACTACCCTGATAACAAGCTGGATTACTGCTCTAACTTCCTGCACATGATGTTTGCGCTACCTTCAGAACAGTATGAGGTAGACCCTGTTATTGCAAAAGCACTTGATCAATTGCTAATTCTTCACGCAGATCATGAGCAAAACTGCTCTACTTCTACCGTAAGAATAGTAGGCTCTTCCCAAGCTAGTATCTATGCCTCTATTTCGGCAGGTATCAATGCACTTTGGGGACCTCTTCACGGTGGTGCTAACCAATCCGTGATTGAAATGCTAGAAGCTATTAAAGCTGACGGTGGTGACACTAAGAGATACCTTGACAAAGCCAAGGACAAAAATGATCCATTTAGACTAATGGGCTTTGGACATAGGGTTTACAAAAACTTTGACCCAAGAGCTAAAATCATCAAAAAAGCAGCTGATGATGTTTTGGGCAAATTGGGTGTTAACGATCCAGTCTTAGATATTGCTAAGGAATTGGAAGAAGCAGCTTTGAATGACCAATACTTTGTGGACAGAAAACTATATCCAAATGTAGACTTCTACTCTGGCATTATTTACAGAGCATTGGGTATCCCTACAGATATGTTCACGGTAATGTTTGCTTTAGGTAGACTTCCAGGTTGGATAGCACAATGGAAAGAAATGAGAGAAAATAATGAGCCTATTGGTAGACCAAGACAAGTTTATACTGGCGCCAATGAAAGATCCTATGCCTCAATGAATGATAGATAA
- a CDS encoding SUF system Fe-S cluster assembly protein produces MAEETKEKAGVNVPDLRDKVVQAIKLVYDPEIPVDVYELGLIYEISVYPVNNVYVLMTLTSPNCPSAESIPSEVKDRIQQIQGVNDVEVELTFDPPYSQDMMSEAAKLELGFM; encoded by the coding sequence ATGGCTGAAGAAACTAAAGAAAAAGCAGGTGTCAATGTTCCCGATCTAAGGGACAAAGTGGTTCAAGCCATCAAGTTGGTTTATGACCCTGAGATTCCTGTCGATGTTTATGAACTAGGCTTGATCTATGAAATCAGTGTCTATCCAGTGAACAATGTTTATGTACTGATGACCCTGACTTCACCCAACTGTCCTTCTGCAGAATCTATTCCCTCTGAGGTGAAAGACAGAATTCAACAAATACAAGGTGTAAACGATGTGGAAGTTGAGCTGACTTTTGATCCTCCTTACTCTCAGGACATGATGTCCGAAGCAGCTAAGTTGGAACTTGGATTTATGTAA